The following are encoded together in the Blautia obeum ATCC 29174 genome:
- a CDS encoding isoprenyl transferase has protein sequence MNMENMKVPNHIAIILDGNGRWAKAKGMPRGYGHIKGCANLEQICYDIKDLGVKYLTVYAFSTENWKRSREEVEGLMKLFRSYLKKCMKSAEKNHMRVKIIGDPTAFDQDIQDKIRKLEEFSKDYDELYFQIALNYGSRDEITRGMRKLAQDAADGRLNPQEITEDTISGYLDTAGVPDPDLLIRTSGEQRLSNFLMWQLAYTEFYFTDVAWPDFHKEDLIRAIEKYNGRDRRYGGVKEE, from the coding sequence ATAAATATGGAAAATATGAAAGTTCCGAATCATATTGCGATTATTCTCGATGGAAATGGCAGATGGGCAAAGGCCAAAGGAATGCCGCGAGGATATGGACATATCAAGGGTTGTGCAAATCTTGAACAAATCTGTTATGATATCAAAGATCTTGGTGTGAAATATCTTACGGTATATGCTTTTTCAACAGAAAACTGGAAACGCTCCAGAGAAGAAGTAGAAGGACTGATGAAATTGTTCCGCAGTTATCTCAAAAAATGTATGAAGAGTGCGGAAAAAAATCATATGCGAGTGAAAATCATCGGAGATCCGACTGCGTTTGATCAGGATATACAGGACAAGATCAGGAAACTCGAAGAATTTTCAAAAGATTACGATGAATTATATTTTCAGATTGCATTGAATTATGGAAGCCGCGATGAGATCACCCGTGGAATGCGTAAACTTGCACAGGATGCAGCTGATGGAAGATTGAATCCGCAGGAAATTACGGAGGACACGATTTCGGGGTATCTGGATACAGCAGGTGTTCCGGACCCGGATCTGTTGATCAGAACCAGCGGAGAACAGAGACTGTCCAATTTCCTTATGTGGCAGCTGGCATATACAGAGTTTTATTTTACAGATGTTGCATGGCCGGATTTTCATAAAGAAGATCTGATCAGAGCAATCGAAAAATACAATGGAAGAGACCGCCGCTATGGAGGCGTGAAGGAGGAATAA
- a CDS encoding phosphatidate cytidylyltransferase, with the protein MFKTRLISGILLVIAALLTIISGNYVLFVTLLCVSLLGMQELYKAMGVHKDQTEFLELAGYLGAILYYVSLLLGFERYGTMAILIALILIMFVYVFSYPKYNANQVMATFFGVVYVAVMLSFILLTRNLPDGKFIVWLIFLCSWGCDTCAYCVGMLIGKHKMAPVLSPKKSIEGAVGGVVGAALLGVIYAVATHGAMLEYAVICGVGALISMVGDLAASAIKRNQGIKDYGKLIPGHGGILDRFDSVIFTAPVIYYLAKMILGL; encoded by the coding sequence ATGTTTAAGACACGACTCATAAGTGGCATTCTGCTTGTAATCGCTGCGCTTCTTACGATCATAAGCGGAAACTATGTGCTGTTTGTGACATTGCTCTGCGTTTCTCTGCTTGGAATGCAGGAACTTTATAAGGCAATGGGGGTACATAAAGATCAGACGGAATTTCTGGAACTGGCGGGATATCTTGGTGCGATTCTGTATTATGTATCTCTGTTGCTGGGATTTGAACGTTATGGAACGATGGCGATTCTGATCGCTCTGATCCTGATCATGTTTGTGTATGTTTTTTCGTATCCGAAATACAATGCAAATCAGGTCATGGCAACATTTTTCGGAGTAGTTTATGTAGCGGTAATGCTTTCTTTTATTCTTCTGACAAGAAATCTTCCGGATGGTAAATTTATCGTATGGCTGATCTTCCTCTGTTCCTGGGGATGCGATACCTGTGCATATTGTGTGGGTATGCTGATCGGCAAACATAAGATGGCACCGGTGCTCAGCCCGAAGAAATCAATAGAGGGAGCTGTGGGAGGCGTTGTCGGTGCTGCACTTCTTGGCGTGATCTATGCGGTAGCAACACATGGAGCAATGCTTGAATATGCAGTTATTTGCGGCGTTGGAGCACTGATCTCAATGGTTGGGGATCTTGCTGCTTCTGCAATCAAAAGAAATCAGGGAATCAAGGATTATGGAAAGCTGATTCCGGGGCATGGTGGAATTCTTGACCGTTTTGACAGCGTAATCTTTACGGCACCGGTCATTTATTATCTGGCAAAAATGATTCTTGGTCTCTAA
- the dxr gene encoding 1-deoxy-D-xylulose-5-phosphate reductoisomerase, translated as MKKIAILGSTGSIGTQTLDVVRANGDIEVLGISAGKNIQKLEEQVREFSPRLVAVWDENAAQELAQKIQDTDTKVVAGMDGLLELAAMPDTEILVTAIVGMLGIRPTIEAIRAGKDIALANKETLVTAGHLIIPMAKEYGVKILPVDSEHSAVFQSLNGEHKEEVHKLLITASGGPFRGKTRKDLESVTLEDTLKHPNWVMGQKITVDSATLVNKGLEVMEARWLFDVSLDQIQVVVQPQSVIHSMVEFKDGGIIAQLGTPDMRLPIQYALYYPHRRYLNGDRLDFAKLGQITFEEPDMDTFLGLPMAIQAAKAGGSMPTVFNAANELAVSKFLHKKIRFLDIYDIIGQSMERHKVIENPGLEEILETESDTYQWIESRW; from the coding sequence ATGAAAAAAATTGCAATATTAGGATCCACAGGATCTATCGGAACACAGACACTGGATGTTGTGCGTGCCAATGGTGATATTGAGGTTCTTGGAATCAGTGCAGGAAAAAATATTCAGAAACTGGAAGAACAGGTAAGAGAATTTTCTCCACGTCTGGTTGCTGTCTGGGATGAGAATGCGGCACAGGAACTTGCACAGAAGATTCAGGATACGGATACGAAGGTTGTCGCAGGAATGGATGGCCTTCTGGAGCTGGCTGCCATGCCGGATACAGAAATTCTGGTTACTGCAATCGTGGGAATGCTTGGGATTCGCCCGACGATCGAGGCGATCCGTGCAGGAAAGGACATTGCACTTGCCAATAAGGAAACTCTGGTAACTGCAGGGCATCTGATCATTCCAATGGCAAAAGAATATGGAGTAAAGATTCTTCCTGTAGACAGTGAACACAGTGCTGTTTTTCAATCCTTGAATGGAGAACATAAAGAAGAAGTCCATAAGCTGCTGATCACTGCATCGGGTGGACCTTTTCGCGGAAAAACAAGAAAAGACCTGGAGTCAGTGACGCTGGAAGATACTTTGAAACACCCGAACTGGGTGATGGGACAGAAGATTACCGTGGATTCTGCGACACTGGTGAATAAAGGCCTTGAAGTGATGGAGGCCAGATGGCTGTTTGATGTGAGCCTGGATCAGATCCAGGTTGTTGTACAGCCACAAAGTGTGATACATTCCATGGTGGAATTTAAAGATGGAGGGATCATTGCACAGCTTGGAACACCGGATATGCGGCTTCCAATTCAGTATGCACTGTATTATCCGCACAGAAGATATCTGAATGGAGACAGACTTGACTTTGCCAAATTGGGTCAGATTACCTTTGAAGAACCGGATATGGATACGTTCCTGGGTCTTCCGATGGCAATTCAGGCGGCAAAAGCAGGCGGTTCCATGCCGACAGTATTTAATGCGGCAAATGAACTTGCAGTAAGTAAATTCCTTCACAAAAAAATTCGTTTCCTGGATATTTATGACATTATAGGACAGTCTATGGAACGCCATAAAGTTATTGAGAATCCTGGACTTGAAGAAATACTGGAAACAGAGAGTGATACATATCAATGGATTGAAAGCAGGTGGTAG
- the rseP gene encoding RIP metalloprotease RseP has protein sequence MKKYWKQRVIHINGLKAGGRLKILIAIIIFSAIILFHEFGHFLFAKLNGISVTEFSLGMGPRLWSFQKGETRYSLKLLPLGGSCAMVGEDTAEEEIPGSFNAASVWGRISVVAAGPIFNFILAFVLAVIIVGFVGYDPAEVLEVDKNSAAAEAGLQNGDIITEYDGYHVDLAKDLYVYMYLNDLKEGDTVTLKVRRDGRTETISYTPDVSVRYLLGFNRSDASSMTVESLIDGMPLQEAGLQPGDTITAINGVEIADGEAYDAYLAEHPLSSESVEITYDRDGLDYTATITPKEYRTPQLGFSYNLGYTKTSGLRILKYGALEIKYMIRTTLLSLKELVTGQLGFQNLSGPVGVVDAIGTTYEESKSEGTLMLWMNMLNMAVLLSANLGVMNLLPLPALDGGRLVFLIIEAIRKKPINREIEGRIHFAGLMALMVLMVVVMYNDILKIF, from the coding sequence TTGAAGAAATACTGGAAACAGAGAGTGATACATATCAATGGATTGAAAGCAGGTGGTAGATTGAAGATTCTGATTGCGATTATTATTTTCAGTGCAATCATATTGTTTCATGAATTTGGACATTTTTTATTTGCCAAATTAAACGGAATCAGTGTAACTGAGTTTTCTCTTGGAATGGGACCGAGACTGTGGAGTTTTCAGAAGGGAGAGACCAGATATTCATTGAAATTGCTTCCGCTTGGCGGCTCATGTGCCATGGTGGGTGAAGATACTGCCGAGGAGGAAATTCCGGGCTCCTTTAATGCGGCATCTGTATGGGGCAGGATTTCTGTCGTTGCGGCCGGTCCGATATTTAACTTTATTCTGGCGTTTGTGCTTGCAGTGATCATTGTAGGTTTTGTGGGATATGATCCGGCTGAAGTGCTGGAAGTGGATAAAAATTCAGCAGCTGCAGAGGCAGGGCTTCAGAATGGAGACATTATTACAGAATATGACGGATATCATGTGGATCTTGCAAAAGATCTGTATGTATATATGTATCTGAATGATCTGAAGGAGGGCGACACAGTTACCCTGAAGGTCAGAAGAGATGGCAGGACAGAAACGATTTCATACACACCTGATGTATCGGTAAGATACCTGCTGGGATTTAACAGATCAGATGCATCTTCTATGACAGTGGAATCTCTGATTGACGGAATGCCACTCCAGGAGGCAGGATTGCAGCCGGGGGATACGATCACGGCAATCAATGGTGTGGAGATTGCGGACGGTGAGGCATATGATGCATATCTTGCAGAACATCCGCTTTCGAGTGAATCGGTAGAGATTACGTATGACAGAGATGGCCTGGATTATACAGCGACAATTACTCCGAAAGAGTATCGTACACCACAGCTTGGATTTTCTTATAACCTTGGTTATACAAAGACCTCCGGCCTGCGGATACTGAAATACGGTGCACTGGAAATAAAATATATGATCAGGACGACTCTGCTGAGTCTGAAAGAACTGGTTACGGGACAGCTTGGATTCCAGAATCTCAGCGGCCCGGTAGGTGTCGTAGATGCGATTGGTACAACTTATGAAGAAAGTAAGAGTGAAGGTACTCTGATGCTCTGGATGAACATGCTGAATATGGCAGTACTGTTGTCGGCAAACCTTGGTGTTATGAATCTGCTTCCTCTTCCGGCACTGGATGGCGGAAGACTTGTTTTTCTGATCATTGAGGCAATTCGGAAGAAACCGATCAATCGAGAAATTGAGGGCAGGATTCATTTTGCAGGGCTGATGGCACTTATGGTGCTGATGGTAGTAGTTATGTACAATGATATTCTGAAAATCTTCTGA
- a CDS encoding peptidoglycan-binding protein has protein sequence MEFYNKVKSQQDQPDQGELKVSVFTEDGTRPVENALVRISYTGESGQTVEEVRTDSSGQTPTLELKTPPLEYSMEPVEEQPYAEYTIQVQAEGFENTEIAGTQVLPGVVAQQSIKMAFQAEASFERLVIGPHTLFAEYPPKIEEAEIKPVNESGEIVLSRVVIPEYIVVHDGSVNDTTAPDYYERYKDYIKNVASSEIYATWPDDTIRANILAIMSFTLNRVYTEWYRNKGKDFTITSSTAYDHKWIRGRNVFDSISRITDELFENYLSRPNVRQPILTQYCDGRRVQCRNRGWMTQWGSKSLGDQGYSPIEILRYFYGNDMYINVAEEISGIPSSWPGYDLNIGATGEKVRQLQEQLNVIAGAYPAIPKVGEDGIYGERTSESVRKFQNVFGLPETGITDYPTWYKIQEIYVAVSRIAELN, from the coding sequence GTGGAATTTTATAATAAAGTAAAAAGTCAGCAGGATCAGCCGGATCAGGGCGAGCTGAAGGTAAGTGTTTTTACGGAAGATGGTACGCGACCGGTGGAAAATGCATTGGTGAGGATCTCTTATACCGGAGAGAGTGGACAGACGGTGGAAGAAGTACGTACGGATTCATCCGGGCAGACACCGACTCTTGAGTTAAAAACACCACCTCTGGAATATAGTATGGAACCAGTGGAAGAACAGCCTTATGCGGAGTATACGATTCAGGTGCAGGCGGAAGGATTTGAAAATACAGAAATTGCAGGAACACAGGTATTACCAGGCGTGGTGGCGCAGCAATCGATAAAAATGGCATTTCAGGCAGAAGCATCTTTTGAAAGACTTGTGATCGGACCCCATACGTTATTTGCAGAATATCCGCCAAAGATAGAAGAAGCTGAGATAAAGCCGGTGAATGAAAGTGGAGAGATCGTTTTGAGCAGAGTAGTCATACCGGAATATATCGTGGTTCATGATGGATCGGTAAATGATACAACAGCGCCGGATTATTATGAACGGTACAAAGATTATATAAAAAATGTTGCGAGCAGTGAAATTTACGCTACCTGGCCGGATGATACGATTCGAGCAAATATACTGGCAATCATGTCATTTACCTTAAACAGGGTCTACACAGAATGGTACCGGAATAAAGGAAAAGATTTTACTATTACATCTTCGACTGCATATGATCACAAATGGATTCGTGGAAGAAATGTATTTGACAGCATATCGAGAATCACAGACGAACTTTTTGAAAACTATCTGTCCAGACCGAATGTGCGTCAGCCAATTCTGACACAGTATTGTGATGGAAGAAGGGTGCAGTGCAGGAATAGAGGGTGGATGACACAGTGGGGAAGCAAATCACTGGGAGATCAGGGATATTCACCAATCGAGATCCTGAGGTATTTTTATGGCAATGATATGTATATCAATGTAGCAGAAGAAATTTCCGGTATTCCGTCTTCCTGGCCGGGATATGATCTGAATATTGGAGCTACAGGAGAGAAGGTCAGACAGCTTCAGGAACAGCTTAATGTGATCGCGGGAGCATATCCGGCAATTCCGAAAGTGGGTGAAGATGGGATTTATGGGGAACGGACCAGTGAATCTGTACGTAAATTTCAAAATGTTTTTGGCCTTCCGGAAACCGGAATCACAGATTACCCAACCTGGTATAAAATACAGGAAATCTATGTTGCAGTGAGCAGAATCGCGGAACTGAATTAG
- a CDS encoding deoxyguanosinetriphosphate triphosphohydrolase, which translates to MNIRESMEQRELELLSPYAAHSGHSRGRERQEEECDVRTVYQRDRDRILHCKAFRRMKDKTQVFLAPQGDHYRNRLTHTLEVSQIARTIAKALRLNEDLVEAIALGHDLGHTPFGHAGEKALDEIHPGGFAHYRQSIRVVQVLEKNGEGLNLTWEVRDGILNHRISGNPSTMEGQVVRLADKLAYIHHDMDDAQRAGIITEDDIPVTLRMLLGYTTRERLNTFVHDIIESSMEKNHIEMSSEIYEAMMDLRKIMFQNVYDHPEAKKEEKKAIKMLKKLYTYYIENPDEMSAEYRQLMKKGESKTQVVCDYLAGMTDQYSMAKFRKIYIPKAWEVY; encoded by the coding sequence ATGAATATCAGAGAAAGTATGGAACAGAGAGAACTGGAACTTTTAAGTCCTTATGCGGCACACAGTGGTCATTCCAGAGGCAGAGAACGGCAGGAGGAAGAATGTGATGTCCGCACAGTCTATCAGAGAGACCGGGACAGAATTTTGCACTGTAAGGCATTTCGGAGAATGAAGGACAAGACACAGGTTTTTCTTGCACCACAGGGAGACCATTACAGAAACCGTCTTACACATACGCTTGAGGTATCTCAGATTGCAAGGACGATTGCGAAGGCATTGCGCCTGAATGAAGATCTGGTGGAAGCAATCGCACTGGGGCATGACCTGGGGCATACTCCGTTCGGACATGCCGGGGAGAAGGCACTGGATGAGATCCATCCGGGAGGTTTTGCACATTATCGACAAAGCATCCGTGTAGTGCAGGTGCTGGAGAAGAATGGTGAAGGACTGAATCTTACATGGGAAGTAAGGGATGGGATCCTGAATCACCGGATCAGTGGAAATCCGTCTACGATGGAAGGACAGGTGGTCCGCCTGGCGGATAAGCTTGCTTATATCCATCATGATATGGATGATGCGCAAAGAGCCGGCATTATTACAGAAGACGATATACCGGTGACACTTCGAATGCTGCTGGGGTATACAACGAGAGAACGTTTGAATACATTTGTACATGATATCATAGAGAGCAGCATGGAGAAGAATCATATTGAAATGTCTTCGGAGATTTATGAGGCAATGATGGATCTCAGGAAGATCATGTTTCAAAATGTCTATGATCATCCGGAGGCAAAAAAAGAAGAAAAAAAAGCAATCAAAATGCTGAAAAAGCTTTATACATATTATATAGAAAATCCAGATGAGATGTCAGCAGAATACCGGCAGCTGATGAAAAAAGGAGAATCGAAGACACAAGTGGTCTGCGATTATCTGGCCGGTATGACAGACCAGTATTCCATGGCAAAGTTTCGAAAGATCTATATACCAAAAGCATGGGAAGTTTACTGA
- the dnaG gene encoding DNA primase yields the protein MRYSDDIIEEVRQKNDIVDVVSQYVKLTRKGSSYFGLCPFHNEKTPSFSVTPGKQMYYCFGCGAGGNVFNFIMEYENYSFGEALKHLADRAGVELPKIEYSREVREKAEQKAELLEINKQAAQYYYYQLRTEGGRQGHEYLAGRQLSEETMRKFGLGYSDKFGSGLYKYLKSKGYSDERLRESGLFNVDERHGMYDKFWNRVIFPIMDVNNRVIGFGGRVMGDGKPKYLNSPETKIFDKSRNLYGLNIARTTRKKYLILCEGYMDVISMHQAGFTNAVASLGTALTSGHASLLKRYTQEVLLLYDSDEAGIRAALRGIPILREAGVNSRVVDLKPYKDPDEFIKNMGAEAFEERLNQASDSFMFRVSIAESEFPMEEPQGQNRFFERCAEMLLELKDELERNLYIEAIVKKYRGQYGVSTEDLRKRVNTLALKGTPAENRIQPKSGSQNKKKKETASEQAQKLMLTWLVTYPNVFDKVAQYLTPEDFVVPLYREVAQMLFQQREEGQVNPAKLLNSFTDSEEQREVASLFNATIHLENQQEQDQAFADTLLRIKSESLAERNRNWDPTDMAGLQQIVKAKKELEELGRKRRELHISFE from the coding sequence ATGCGTTATTCGGACGATATCATTGAGGAAGTCCGACAGAAAAATGATATTGTAGATGTAGTATCGCAATACGTGAAACTGACAAGAAAGGGAAGTTCCTATTTTGGACTGTGCCCTTTTCATAATGAGAAAACTCCTTCTTTTTCTGTAACACCCGGCAAGCAGATGTATTATTGCTTTGGCTGTGGTGCAGGAGGAAATGTATTTAATTTTATTATGGAATATGAAAATTATTCGTTCGGAGAAGCGTTAAAGCATCTTGCGGACAGAGCGGGAGTAGAACTTCCAAAGATTGAATATTCCAGAGAAGTGAGAGAAAAAGCAGAGCAGAAGGCAGAACTTCTGGAAATCAATAAGCAGGCGGCGCAGTATTATTATTATCAGCTCCGTACAGAAGGCGGCAGGCAGGGACATGAATACCTCGCAGGGCGTCAACTGAGTGAAGAGACGATGCGGAAATTTGGGCTTGGTTATTCGGACAAGTTTGGCAGCGGCCTGTATAAATACCTCAAATCCAAAGGATACAGTGATGAGCGGCTCCGTGAATCGGGACTGTTCAACGTGGATGAACGGCATGGAATGTATGATAAGTTCTGGAACAGGGTTATTTTTCCGATCATGGATGTCAATAATCGTGTGATCGGTTTTGGCGGCCGTGTTATGGGAGACGGCAAGCCCAAATATCTGAACTCACCGGAGACGAAGATTTTTGATAAAAGCCGGAATTTATATGGATTGAATATTGCCAGAACGACAAGAAAGAAATATCTGATCCTGTGTGAGGGATACATGGATGTGATCTCCATGCATCAGGCGGGATTTACCAATGCGGTGGCGTCGCTTGGAACTGCACTGACATCAGGCCATGCCAGTCTTTTGAAACGGTATACCCAGGAAGTATTGCTTCTGTATGACAGTGATGAGGCTGGCATTCGGGCGGCACTTCGTGGAATTCCGATTCTTCGGGAAGCGGGAGTGAATTCAAGAGTTGTTGATCTGAAACCCTACAAAGACCCGGATGAGTTTATCAAAAACATGGGTGCAGAGGCATTTGAAGAACGACTGAACCAGGCATCCGACAGCTTTATGTTTCGTGTGAGTATTGCAGAAAGCGAGTTTCCGATGGAGGAACCACAGGGGCAGAATCGTTTCTTCGAGCGATGTGCAGAAATGCTTCTGGAACTGAAAGATGAACTGGAAAGAAATCTTTATATAGAAGCGATTGTCAAGAAGTATCGGGGACAATACGGTGTCAGCACAGAAGATCTGCGTAAGCGGGTGAATACGCTGGCGCTTAAAGGAACACCGGCCGAAAATCGGATACAGCCAAAGAGTGGCAGTCAGAATAAAAAGAAAAAAGAGACCGCTTCAGAGCAGGCACAGAAACTGATGCTGACCTGGCTGGTAACGTATCCGAATGTTTTTGATAAAGTTGCACAGTATCTGACACCGGAGGACTTTGTGGTCCCATTATACAGAGAAGTGGCGCAGATGCTGTTTCAGCAGAGGGAAGAGGGACAGGTTAATCCTGCGAAACTTCTGAATAGTTTTACAGACAGTGAAGAACAGCGGGAAGTGGCATCACTTTTTAATGCGACGATCCATCTGGAAAATCAACAGGAACAGGATCAGGCGTTTGCAGATACACTTCTCAGGATAAAATCCGAAAGCCTTGCGGAACGGAACCGTAACTGGGATCCTACGGATATGGCAGGATTGCAGCAGATAGTCAAAGCAAAAAAAGAATTGGAAGAACTTGGGCGAAAACGCCGGGAACTGCATATTTCTTTTGAATAA
- the rpoD gene encoding RNA polymerase sigma factor RpoD translates to MEMNMGKFSEKLVELLELAKKKKNVLEYQEISDFFKDQSLEVEQMEKVLDFLEASGVDVLRISGNDEELILDDDADIEKMDDEEEIELDKIDLSVPEGVSIEDPVRMYLKEIGKVSLLTADEEIELAKRMEQGDEEAKKRLAEANLRLVVSIAKRYVGRGMLFLDLIQEGNLGLIKAVEKFDYRKGYKFSTYATWWIRQAITRAIADQARTIRIPVHMVETINKLIRVSRQLLQELGREPTPEEIAEEMKMPVDRVREILKISQEPVSLETPIGEEEDSHLGDFIQDDNVPVPADAAAFTLLKEQLIEVLGTLTEREQKVLRLRFGLDDGRARTLEEVGKEFNVTRERIRQIEAKALRKLRHPSRSRKLKDYLD, encoded by the coding sequence ATGGAAATGAATATGGGCAAATTCAGCGAGAAACTGGTAGAGCTTCTGGAGCTTGCAAAAAAGAAGAAAAATGTACTGGAATATCAGGAAATCAGCGATTTCTTTAAAGACCAGTCTCTGGAAGTTGAACAGATGGAAAAGGTTCTGGATTTTCTGGAAGCCAGTGGAGTTGATGTGCTTCGTATTTCAGGAAATGATGAAGAGCTGATTCTGGATGACGATGCAGACATCGAAAAAATGGATGATGAGGAAGAAATTGAACTGGATAAGATCGATCTGTCTGTGCCGGAAGGTGTCAGCATTGAAGATCCGGTTCGTATGTACCTGAAAGAGATCGGTAAAGTAAGTCTTCTGACAGCAGATGAAGAAATCGAACTGGCAAAACGTATGGAACAGGGTGATGAAGAGGCAAAGAAACGTCTTGCAGAGGCGAATCTTCGTCTGGTTGTAAGCATTGCCAAGAGATATGTCGGAAGGGGAATGCTGTTCCTTGACCTCATTCAGGAAGGAAATCTTGGCCTGATCAAAGCAGTGGAGAAATTTGATTATCGTAAAGGATACAAATTCAGTACGTATGCTACCTGGTGGATTCGTCAGGCAATTACACGTGCGATTGCCGATCAGGCACGTACCATTCGTATTCCGGTGCATATGGTAGAAACGATCAACAAACTGATTCGAGTTTCCCGTCAGCTGCTTCAGGAGTTAGGACGCGAACCTACTCCGGAAGAAATTGCAGAAGAAATGAAAATGCCGGTAGATCGTGTTCGTGAAATCCTTAAGATCTCACAGGAACCGGTATCACTGGAAACTCCGATCGGTGAAGAGGAAGACAGCCATCTTGGTGACTTTATTCAGGATGATAATGTTCCGGTTCCGGCAGATGCAGCTGCATTTACGCTTTTGAAAGAACAGCTGATCGAAGTGCTGGGAACACTGACAGAAAGAGAACAGAAGGTACTTCGTCTTCGTTTTGGCCTGGATGACGGACGTGCACGTACACTGGAAGAAGTTGGTAAAGAATTCAACGTTACGAGAGAGCGTATTCGTCAGATCGAAGCAAAGGCACTTCGTAAACTCCGCCATCCGAGCCGCAGCCGCAAGCTGAAGGATTATCTGGATTAA